The Knoellia sp. S7-12 region TACGGTCTGGGTATGTCCCACGAGCGTTTCCTCGCCGCCGCTCAACGAGTGCTCACCGGAGACGATTCGATACGTGCGGCGAACGAGTTGGAGGGCGTCGTCATTGACGACTACCCAGGGGACGAGCGCGTCGATGAACTCGGCGCGGTCCTAGCGCTCTACTCGCCTGGCCAGGGCACCCCGTATACCGACGTGGGTGAACTTCACACCGCCATCTGAGAGGCGTCCGTTCGCCTGGAGTACGCGTCGGACAACTAAGCGTCCGGAATTGCCGCGAACCGGCCTGCGGTGCCGAGGGGTGGAACCAACCTCGGCTCCAAGCCTGTTAGCTGCTTCGAGTACGAGCTTTCTACGTTCCCTCGCTCGCCGCGTCGCCCACTACGAGATCACGAGACTGATGCAGGCAACGACGAGCGCGACAAGACTGACCGTAAGGACGATGCGCTGAAGCCTGAGATCGGTGCTGATGGCGAGAATCGAGGTTCTACTGACAAGCTGGTCGCGGATTCGAGGTTCGAGATCCAAGATCCATCTTGAGCGGTCAACCACGTTCTCAGCGAGGATCTGCAGCAGGGGAGGGTACTTCTCTTCCCCGCCCTGTCTCCAACCGTCCGCCGTGATTGGCTCTATGGATTCGTCGCGCCAGCGAAAGTCATCCGACGCCCACTGCTGAAGTTCAGTGGCCACGAGCGACGCATCGAAAGACACCGTCGTAAGCGTGGTGTGCGTCGCATCGAGCACATCGAGGGCGCGGCGTTGCGTCTGAGCCGAAGCGAGCTGGTCGCGTAGTGCACCGAGGCTTCCCTCGTATTGGACAAGCAGACAACTAGCTGCCCACCGTATGACAAAGCCGTCAAAGGTTTCTGCCAGCCGGTGTATCTCGTTTGGATGTGGTTTCGGCATGGACGGTTCGTCGGCGTCCACCTCGGAGAGCCGGCACGCAGCCACCATCGTCCAACTGACGTCGCTTGCGTGCCATGGCTGCGCAAAGCGCCAGCCGGGAGTTTCTGCGGACTCCCAGGAATCGAAGTTCCGATCGATCGAAAGGATGTGGGTGTAGTGGTTCATCCGCGCGAGACCCGACATATGGCTATCCCTGAGTGGCTCCGTCAACGTCGTCGTCAGGAACTCGATGCCGGGAAGTGCGGCGAGCCCGAAATCTCGCGCGAAGGTGCCGGCAAACGACTGAGCAACCCAGGCAGAGGCAGACTCCACTACCCGTGAGCGTTCAAGACGCACCTCTTCGATCTTGCGGTGGGTGGCCGACACGTACGCCGTCATGCGGCCACGCTTCTCCAGTCGCAAGTAGCGATTTGTGCGCAATTGGTCGTCCAGGCCAAGAGCAGATTCGGCGCGCAGAATGAATGTGCCGACAAGAAAGACGAGACTGGGAGTGGGCGAGAATGCCTTCAAGATGACCCGGTCGAAGTCTTCGGGCAGGTCAAGAGGGACATCGTCCATCCACTTGCGCTCGATGTCGCGCCGATGTCCGGCGCCGATGTACAACCAGCCGCCGGCGCGACTTGTGCGCTGCACCTGTTCTACCCACCCAAAGAGGTCTTGGCCAGCTGCCATTCGGCTCTCCGCGTTGATACCGAGGGCACGGCAACCCTCGACCAGGCCTTGGACGTCGCCGCCAACAAAGCACTCAGCCACTTGGATACATGGACGACCGATACTCTCGGCCAGCGGAGGCGTGGACTCCTCGTTTTCCTGTTCGTCCCTCCAGCGCCAGAAGTCGATTTCACCTCCCTCGGGAAGCAGTTCCTCGTAGCGCGGCGGGGGGTCGTGTTTGATTACCACTTGCTCAACGTAGCCAAGGGTCCTCGATACATTGCCCACTTACGTCACTTCTCGACGCAAGGCTGTGCACCGTGTCAGTCCTCGGGTTAGGGCCGGGTGGGGCCTCGGGTGGCTCGCCGGGCGGACGCATAGTCTGGAACGCACTGTCATGCCGCAGATCGGGCGGTCGCTCCGCCTGATGAACGTTGATTCATATTGCTGCGTGACTCACTCCTCTGCTGGCGCGAAGGCGATCTCGTTGTCATCGAAGTCGACGACCTGGCGATCGCCAAGGGGTGAGCGCAGCGTGACACGGACGCTGTCCCTGCAATCGTCGCGACTCCTGCCAAGCCACTGGCTACTGACAGCCCGAACCCGCACCTTGGTCGCGCCCTCTTCCACCTCAGCCCGCGGGTTCTCGTTGCATGAGGCGACACCTAGATCGAGCTGGGTTGAGTCGGGGCGACCGGAGGCAACAGTGATTTCTCGATCCCGGCCATTCCATCCCAGCAGGACGAGCGCCACGGCAACGAATAGGGCCGCTGAGAAGAGCAGGTGCCACCTCCGCATTACGCGAGGCTAGGCGAGATTCGTTTCGTGGCGCAATAGCCGCAGAATCTGCGTGTCCCTCGTCGCTTGGGAAACATCCTGATTTGCCGCGGATCGCGCGCAATGCGATCTTGCCGATGAGCGTCCTCTATGGACCGCGGTTCTCAGCGCCCTCGGAAAGGTCCGACTAAAACGGCACATGCGGTCGGACGGGTGGAGGGGCGGGACGCGGAACTCGTGAGCGACGTAGTCGACGAGGTTGCGATGTCGGTAGGCACTGGCAGCGTGGCGGCAGGCAACTGAAGGAGGTGAATCGAGTGACGAAGAAGAGCAGCGGCGGCAAGCCGTCGAAGGCGACCCTTTCGAAGGCCGGTAAGACGCTTGCGTCGGATGGGCCGTCGAAGCCGGCCAAGTCCAAGGCAGGAAAGACCCTTGGCAAAGGCTGACCGCAGCCGGCAGCTCGTAGCTCCGTTTACTACGCGAGCTGCCGGCCGTAGTTCCAAGCGGGCGACGAGCACGCGACCGCGCGGCAAACTCTCATGCCGGGCATGGTGCGAAGCGTTGACCGTCGCTGACGACGGGCGGAGGCTACAGAATGGCTACTTCTCAGATTCTTGTACCGGTCGTCTTGCCTCCGGTCTCCGACCGTCTTCGTCACGCCGTCGCTGCCTACCTCGCACGCTTCAAGGGGCAGTCGCGCGTGCACACCGAGTCCGACCTGCGCTCTTTCACCACCTGGTGCGAGGAACGCGGTCTGGACCCCCTGAGCGCCCAACGCCCCCACGTCGAGCTCTATGTGCGGTGGATGCAGGAAGTGCGCCGCTACAAGCCCTCCACGATCAGCCGACGAGTCGCGGTCGTTGCGGGCTTCTACCGAACCTGCGTCATCGACGAGATCTTGGCGCACTCCCCGGCAGAGTACGTCCGCAGACCAAACGTCCCACCGGAATCACCCACCCTGGGCCTGACTCACCTGCAGTTCGAGGCGATGCTCGCCACCGCCCGCACATCACCGAACAGCAACGACTTCGCACTGGTGGCGATGCTGGGACTGCTGGGCCTACGAATATTTGAAGCCTGCGGCGCAGACATCGAAGACCTCGGCGAAGAACACGGCCACCGCGTCCTCAAGGTCCGTGGCAAGGGCGGCAAGGTTGTGCTGACGCCCCTACCACCGGCGGTGTCCCGAGCCATCGAATGCGCCACCGCAGACCGGGAGTGCGGGCCGATCCTGCGCACCCGGCGGGGCAGCCGCATGGACCGACACTGCGCCACCCGCCGCCTGCACCGCCTGGCTGAGCTGGCGGGCGTAAGCGCCGCGCGCATGCACCCGCACATGCTGCGCCACACCTTCGTGACCACCATGCTCGACGCCGGTGTCGACCTGCGCGACGTGCAGATCGCCGCCCGGCACGCAGACCCCCGCACCACCATGCGCTACGACAGAGCCCGCAAGAACTTGGACCGCCACCCCAACTACATCCTCGCCGCCTACATGGCTTCCGGAACCTGACCGAACCGACGGGCCTGCCCAGTTGCGCATCTGCGCGGACCTGCCGAGTTGCGGATGTCGAGTCGCACGTTCGAAGCGCCACGTCGAGCATGCGGCATAGCGCGCCTCCAGAACTCAACCTCGGGACAATGGCCGAATGCGCGACAATCTGGACCCCGAGCAGAGCGACATGGACCAAGCGTTGCTCCGCCTCCTGACCGAGGCCCTCGCGTCCGTGCCGACCGGAGCCGCGACCATCCGCCAGCACTGGGACGAGGGAGGAGGCATGTGGTCAGTCGAGGTGCGCCCCCGCTCGGCATCAGCAGCAAACCTCGACATGGGCTTCGACGGGGACGACCTCCTGAACGTCAACATCGGCAACATCTGGTTCGAGGTCTTTCCCGTCCGATCGGTTGATGACCTCACCTATGCCAAGGAGATCGCTGAGGCGGTCTTTGCCGGGCGCTTGGAAGAGAGCGGCCCCGCGTCCGAGGCCTACGGGCGGCTCCTGCTTGAGGATGGCCCCGTCGCAGTTGGCCGCGTTCATCTGCCGTGGCCCTGGAAGGCACGCCCCCTCAAGCGGCGGTACACCCCGTACACCTGAGTAACCCTCAGTGAAGGGATACGTCCTCTTTTGCCGCGATCAGCACACCCGATACGTCGCGTGGGACTCCACCCAGGCGCCAACCTCGCGGTCCGACCAAGCGGCACTCAAGGGGCTCCGAATCGCACAACTCGACGTGTACCGTCCCCTCCGCCGCCCACGCTTGGCCGGTGTGCCGCGGGTCGATCACGAGGTACCTGCCAGTTCGCTCTTCTCTCTTGCCCCTCACGTCCCCAGTCGCGGTCAACGGTTCATCGAGGACGATTACGCACGCGCGCGCCTTGTTCTGCCCGGAATCCACTTGAAAACGGTGCCAGCCACCTTATCGACTCCGGCCAGCCACGCAGGCTCGAAGTCGTAGCCGCCGCCGACCGTGACGCGCGTTCCCTCGGGCATCTCCATGAGGCTCAGTCTTTCAACGCGACTCCGCCATCGCACTCATTTGCCGCGATCCGCGCTGTGCCCTGTCCAGCAAGTACGTCAACTTCTCGGTGGGGCGCACTAGCATCGCGAGCATGAGTTCTCTGGGGGCTGGCTCGGCACCAGTCGAAGCCGAAGTTGATGAGCCTGCCGTTCGCGGAGCTAAGGCGATGTGGACGGCAGGTTTGGCTACCGCGGTTGGGATCGCTGTCGGTGTAGTCATGGTGCTACAGCGACGCAAGGTCGCCTGTGCGGACGGCACCTTCTTTCCGGAGGGAGAGACGGACTTCAAGTGCTTCTCGCATCCCCAAGCTTTGGTCGGCACCGCCACCATCGCGGCCTTCATTGGCTTGGGAGCTCTCGTATACCTGGCCTCGATCGTCATCAAACTGCTCGACAGTCGCTCGGAGCCGCTCAAGTAGCCGGTGAGAGCATCGTCCGCTCATGCCGCGTGCAGGTAATCGCCTCGGGACGCCTTGCAGCCTGACAGGGTTTTGTCGAATGAGGGGAGGCCCCACTTTGGAGAGGCCCGAGTTGCGGATGTCGGCTGACTACGGCGCAAGCCCACTGTGGACCGATGGCGCGAGCACACCGATCGAGTGCTTCACCCTGAGCTCTCGCTTGGCTACGGAGCTTCATCGTTGGGCCCACGATTTCGACGTCACGACCCCGAGGGGGTCTCGGATGAGACGCGGTGGCTCCGTCCCCACGGACTGGGTTGAGCGCGGTCGACGCTTGGCGCGCGAACTCCAAGCCG contains the following coding sequences:
- a CDS encoding tyrosine-type recombinase/integrase, yielding MATSQILVPVVLPPVSDRLRHAVAAYLARFKGQSRVHTESDLRSFTTWCEERGLDPLSAQRPHVELYVRWMQEVRRYKPSTISRRVAVVAGFYRTCVIDEILAHSPAEYVRRPNVPPESPTLGLTHLQFEAMLATARTSPNSNDFALVAMLGLLGLRIFEACGADIEDLGEEHGHRVLKVRGKGGKVVLTPLPPAVSRAIECATADRECGPILRTRRGSRMDRHCATRRLHRLAELAGVSAARMHPHMLRHTFVTTMLDAGVDLRDVQIAARHADPRTTMRYDRARKNLDRHPNYILAAYMASGT